In Triticum urartu cultivar G1812 chromosome 6, Tu2.1, whole genome shotgun sequence, the following proteins share a genomic window:
- the LOC125516517 gene encoding uncharacterized protein LOC125516517: MPSADACAPHPQNSIQCIPKSTKTTSATNPSHTPAAADRAHHNTTAAPTASQHIIATPASTNHSPLLLQTLISTPHRCRLLPPPAPQHSATEDRDDATGAGQPRRGTTPPATTLLHRELGPHRASLLPSIERGSFLYVVSPSSGASSLQRAALYPQHPFPRQLHPILRFTSVLFIALCRLRLDSTSSPSSPPSSVTSPLLPRLSSDTYGLGFTASCTSQPTVFVCVS, from the exons ATGCCATCTGCCG ACGCGTGTGCCCCTCACCCACAGAACTCAATCCAGTGCATCCCCAAATCGACCAAGACCACATCCGCCACAAACCCTAGCCacacccccgccgccgccgaccgcgccCACCACAACACCACCGCCGCCCCCACCGCGTCCCAACACATCATTGCCACCCCCGCCAGCACCAACCACTCCCCGCTGCTGCTGCAGACTCTGATCTCCACACCCCACCGCTGCAGACTACTACCGCCGCCGGCCCCACAGCATAGCGCCACCGAGGACAGGGACGACGCCACCGGCGCCGGCCAGCCACGTCGCGGAACCACTCCACCGGCGACCACCCTCCTCCACCGCGAGCTTGGTCCACACCGAGCAAGCCTTCTCCCCAGTATCGAGCGGGGCAGCTTCCTCTACGTCGTCTCCCCCAGCAGCGGGGCGTCCTCCCTCCAGCGAGCGGCTCTGTATCCTCAGCATCCTTTCCCTAGGCAGTTGCATCCTATACTTCGTTTCACGAGTGTCCTCTTCATAG CGCTGTGTCGACTACGTCTGGATAGCACCTCATCTCCATCCTCGCCCCCAAGCAGTGTCACCTCACCTCTACTTCCCCGCCTGAGCAGTGACACCTACGGTCTCGGCTTCACCGCCTCCTGTACTTCTCAACCAACG GTGTTTGTTTGTGTTTCTTGA